From the Oleiphilus messinensis genome, one window contains:
- a CDS encoding putative O-glycosylation ligase, exosortase A system-associated: protein MRDVIVLLIIFSTIPFIFRSPFIGVLTWCWVSYMVPHKLAWGFARDFPVALIIAAAFLVSFFITKEKRSIPLSSVVVGLILFNLWIVVVTLVTPGSPYEAMQFEKVFKIQLFTFLSLALINSEKRINQFVAVIALSISFYGIKGGIFTITSGGGERVWGPPGGFFEGNNELALTLLMALPLMFYLIQITQNKWLKRALYAGIALTAVAAIGTHSRGAMLAACSVLFILWLRSRRKVIALVIALVAVTTVVSFMPQHWHDRMASTFQSKEEDYDTSAQGRINAWRFAYNYAQDNLFGGGFDSFTPANFFIYAPDPYMFQDAHSIYFQVLGNFGFFGLFLFLLLGVLSWLKAGSTVKLAKKHPEIKWAGELSKMLQCSLVAYAVGGAFLGLAYFDLPYHLMILIAAINTVASKQLADKAADSPTKIINETGVQKLRRGQRSSGAPG from the coding sequence TTGCGGGACGTAATTGTACTTCTTATCATTTTTTCTACCATACCCTTCATATTCAGATCGCCATTCATAGGGGTGTTGACCTGGTGCTGGGTCAGTTACATGGTTCCCCACAAGTTGGCATGGGGATTTGCCCGCGACTTTCCTGTTGCGTTAATTATAGCGGCTGCGTTTTTAGTTTCTTTTTTTATCACAAAAGAAAAACGATCTATACCGCTCAGTTCTGTGGTGGTTGGGCTGATCTTGTTCAATCTCTGGATCGTTGTAGTAACCCTTGTTACTCCTGGATCACCTTATGAAGCGATGCAATTTGAAAAAGTATTCAAAATACAATTATTTACATTTTTATCATTAGCCTTGATAAATTCCGAAAAAAGAATAAATCAATTCGTTGCAGTCATTGCGTTATCGATCTCATTTTATGGTATTAAAGGTGGAATTTTTACCATCACTTCTGGCGGTGGAGAGCGCGTGTGGGGGCCTCCGGGTGGTTTTTTCGAGGGTAATAATGAGCTCGCATTGACGTTGTTGATGGCTTTACCGCTGATGTTTTATTTGATTCAAATAACCCAAAATAAGTGGCTTAAACGAGCCCTATATGCAGGTATTGCACTTACAGCGGTGGCAGCAATTGGGACTCATTCCCGCGGTGCGATGCTTGCGGCTTGTTCTGTGCTGTTTATTTTATGGTTGCGAAGTCGACGTAAAGTTATTGCTCTGGTCATAGCGCTTGTGGCTGTTACGACTGTGGTCAGTTTTATGCCCCAGCATTGGCATGACCGAATGGCGAGCACATTTCAATCGAAAGAAGAAGATTATGACACGTCGGCACAGGGTCGGATCAATGCCTGGCGGTTTGCATACAACTATGCTCAGGATAATTTGTTTGGTGGTGGTTTTGATTCGTTTACTCCGGCTAATTTCTTTATCTATGCGCCAGACCCTTATATGTTTCAGGATGCCCACAGTATTTACTTTCAGGTGTTAGGGAACTTTGGTTTCTTTGGTTTGTTTCTATTTTTGCTGCTGGGCGTGCTTTCTTGGTTAAAAGCCGGAAGTACGGTCAAGTTGGCCAAAAAACACCCTGAAATAAAGTGGGCGGGCGAGCTGTCTAAGATGCTCCAGTGTTCGTTGGTGGCTTATGCAGTGGGTGGCGCATTTCTGGGGTTGGCGTATTTTGATTTGCCCTATCACTTGATGATCCTTATCGCCGCCATTAACACGGTGGCAAGTAAACAATTGGCCGATAAAGCTGCTGATAGCCCGACAAAAATAATAAACGAAACCGGTGTTCAGAAGCTGCGCCGCGGACAACGCTCGTCCGGCGCTCCAGGATAA